A window from Polaromonas naphthalenivorans CJ2 encodes these proteins:
- a CDS encoding phosphoadenosine phosphosulfate reductase family protein produces MQQKIFTTFSLFQDEEADDLKSELIRINELIARGAIFVVNHSGGKDSQAMFHFITDLVPRSQIFVVHAELPEVEWEGVLEHIQSTVLGMTVHTCRSRRMLLEMIRERGMFPSPSIRQCTSDLKRGPIERTIRRTGHKLIVNCIGLRSDESSNRAKLATFKYSEKNSKNDREWYDWLPIHHWTVEAVFAKIKATGQVPHWAYSVGMSRLSCVFCIMASTKDLTIAAQHNPKLYSTYVGLEHTTGQVMMMPSKSKGRQTLEQITGVIAEPEAELVPA; encoded by the coding sequence ATGCAACAAAAAATATTCACTACGTTCAGCCTCTTCCAAGATGAGGAGGCCGATGATTTGAAATCAGAGTTGATTCGGATCAATGAGTTAATTGCGCGGGGCGCTATTTTCGTTGTCAATCATTCAGGGGGAAAGGATTCTCAGGCGATGTTTCACTTCATTACTGATCTGGTTCCGAGAAGCCAGATTTTTGTAGTGCATGCCGAACTCCCAGAAGTTGAATGGGAAGGGGTTTTGGAACACATCCAATCAACAGTGCTGGGAATGACGGTACACACCTGCCGTTCTCGTCGAATGTTACTGGAAATGATCCGTGAAAGGGGAATGTTTCCATCACCCTCCATTCGTCAATGCACGAGTGATCTAAAAAGGGGACCAATTGAAAGAACGATACGAAGAACCGGTCATAAGTTGATCGTCAATTGCATAGGACTGAGATCGGATGAGTCAAGTAACCGTGCCAAGCTCGCTACGTTCAAGTATTCTGAAAAGAACAGCAAGAATGACCGGGAATGGTATGACTGGCTGCCCATCCATCACTGGACCGTTGAAGCCGTTTTTGCAAAAATCAAAGCTACCGGACAAGTACCTCATTGGGCATATTCCGTAGGGATGTCTAGGCTTTCCTGTGTTTTTTGCATCATGGCATCAACAAAGGATCTGACCATTGCTGCGCAACACAATCCGAAACTCTACAGCACCTATGTAGGGCTAGAGCACACAACAGGACAAGTCATGATGATGCCCTCAAAAAGCAAAGGCAGACAAACCCTGGAGCAGATAACTGGCGTTATCGCTGAACCGGAAGCCGAGCTCGTACCGGCCTAA
- a CDS encoding H-NS histone family protein, with the protein MENPIDEVVKLNQQIAELQKKSEELKKKNRPVVVAELRERMAAYGITAQELTRPVPKARMLKEDFATPIKAVKGKIKSSPLPAKFRSPDGKNEWSGRGMAPKWMNTLIEQGHSRDEFLISKDAPAQDKAAESAKA; encoded by the coding sequence ATGGAAAATCCAATAGATGAAGTCGTCAAGCTCAATCAACAAATTGCAGAGTTGCAAAAAAAGTCCGAGGAACTGAAAAAAAAGAATCGGCCGGTGGTTGTTGCTGAGTTGCGCGAACGCATGGCAGCTTACGGCATCACTGCCCAAGAACTGACGCGTCCAGTTCCAAAGGCGCGAATGCTGAAGGAAGATTTTGCGACACCCATCAAAGCTGTCAAGGGCAAGATCAAATCTTCGCCACTGCCAGCCAAGTTCCGCAGCCCCGATGGCAAGAATGAGTGGAGCGGTCGCGGAATGGCACCGAAGTGGATGAACACCCTGATTGAACAAGGCCACAGCCGGGACGAGTTCCTGATTTCAAAAGACGCGCCAGCACAAGATAAGGCAGCGGAATCCGCTAAAGCCTAA
- a CDS encoding nuclease-related domain-containing protein, with translation MCINNSEAQAANYLTTAFKRTFDDVRVLTGVVLPLPEGARLATAEYDCIVICNAGVYLFEVKGWNQCLVGREKVEAGHQWYLEQANGDRKHVNDPVAQGSEKFQAMKGYLDARIAIKYYVVLPGTDVQISPTLPATILTAQDISYIPRLCNSATKASKMYQKLDRETVALLADYIKEKSGVLTLNEHIANCNRFQLQKKAARHASGSGLMAISVAPACCD, from the coding sequence ATGTGCATCAACAATTCAGAAGCTCAAGCTGCAAACTATCTCACCACCGCATTCAAGCGCACGTTCGATGACGTTCGAGTTTTAACCGGCGTTGTCCTACCGCTTCCAGAAGGCGCCAGGCTTGCAACTGCCGAATACGATTGCATCGTGATTTGTAATGCCGGCGTCTACCTGTTCGAGGTGAAGGGCTGGAATCAATGCCTGGTAGGCCGTGAGAAAGTTGAGGCTGGGCATCAGTGGTATCTCGAACAAGCTAACGGCGATCGTAAGCATGTGAATGATCCCGTTGCACAAGGCTCTGAAAAATTTCAGGCCATGAAGGGCTATCTGGATGCCAGAATTGCAATCAAATACTATGTTGTATTGCCTGGCACGGATGTGCAAATATCTCCCACCCTCCCCGCTACCATCCTGACTGCGCAGGATATTTCGTATATTCCCAGATTGTGCAATTCCGCGACCAAGGCAAGCAAAATGTACCAAAAGCTTGATAGGGAAACCGTGGCACTTCTGGCTGACTACATCAAAGAAAAGTCTGGTGTACTGACCCTGAATGAACATATCGCAAACTGCAATCGATTCCAACTTCAGAAAAAGGCAGCACGCCATGCTTCGGGTTCAGGTCTAATGGCGATCTCAGTCGCACCAGCGTGTTGCGACTGA
- a CDS encoding ATPase, T2SS/T4P/T4SS family, protein MHNREHIEGQIALYLHPIKSILEDAEVSEIMVTADGCVWVEKRGNIENSGVVLTEEKRKLTLINVAKAVGRDMLANTANAIVSTSVGGLRFAGALMPIDERGTTLCIRKHLDPDKRPSLEQLVEWKMLTAEQAELLVRLIIVEKKNAVFLGPTSGGKTTLANAVLGKIPSYERIGSIEDAHELAIRVANKDCYLTNPQIGITSRVLIQHAMRSRYDRLILGESRGEDTFDLIRALSSGHNGSITTIHGSSAREGLGTLEMLYQMSVPEGSNIPVETARGYIAAAINLLIYTERRYEPADGGVFKSVRSVKEIALVKGIKNGEYEIDYL, encoded by the coding sequence ATGCACAACAGGGAACACATAGAAGGCCAAATCGCGCTTTATCTTCATCCGATCAAGTCCATCCTTGAAGACGCAGAAGTCTCTGAAATCATGGTCACGGCCGATGGCTGCGTTTGGGTAGAAAAAAGGGGGAACATTGAAAACTCCGGCGTCGTTCTCACCGAGGAAAAAAGAAAGCTGACCCTCATCAATGTGGCCAAAGCGGTCGGCAGGGACATGCTCGCAAACACCGCCAACGCCATCGTCAGTACCTCCGTGGGCGGGCTGCGCTTTGCCGGGGCGCTCATGCCCATCGACGAACGCGGCACAACGCTTTGCATCAGAAAGCATTTAGACCCTGACAAACGGCCCAGTCTGGAGCAGCTCGTGGAATGGAAGATGCTCACTGCGGAGCAGGCCGAGCTATTGGTCCGCCTGATCATCGTTGAGAAAAAGAACGCAGTGTTTCTCGGGCCGACCTCCGGAGGAAAAACCACTTTAGCCAATGCCGTGCTTGGAAAGATTCCCAGTTACGAACGGATCGGTTCGATAGAAGACGCCCACGAGCTGGCGATCAGGGTAGCCAACAAGGATTGCTACCTCACCAACCCGCAGATTGGCATCACGTCAAGGGTCTTGATTCAGCACGCCATGCGCTCACGGTACGACCGGCTGATTCTTGGCGAGTCCAGGGGCGAGGACACGTTCGATCTGATCCGCGCATTGTCCAGCGGACACAACGGCTCGATCACCACCATCCATGGCTCAAGCGCAAGGGAAGGCTTGGGAACGCTGGAAATGCTGTACCAAATGAGTGTTCCAGAGGGATCGAATATCCCTGTGGAAACCGCCAGAGGCTATATCGCCGCTGCCATCAATCTTTTGATCTATACCGAGCGACGCTATGAACCAGCAGACGGCGGTGTATTTAAAAGTGTTCGAAGTGTCAAAGAAATAGCTTTAGTTAAAGGAATAAAAAATGGTGAATATGAAATCGATTACCTCTAA
- a CDS encoding TrbC/VirB2 family protein has protein sequence MKSITSKRLKTAAVIALALVAGPVFAQSADTTGLCNLVSFIKSIIGTVAVLAILLYVINSFFGKSALIGEIIEKVLIGCVVAVGATFLVTKTGLVVSCSSGLI, from the coding sequence ATGAAATCGATTACCTCTAAGCGCCTCAAAACCGCTGCGGTTATTGCCTTGGCATTGGTGGCAGGACCAGTCTTTGCGCAATCGGCAGATACCACGGGGCTGTGCAACCTTGTCAGCTTTATCAAATCGATCATCGGCACAGTGGCCGTGCTGGCAATACTTTTGTATGTGATCAACAGTTTCTTCGGTAAAAGCGCCCTGATTGGCGAGATCATCGAAAAGGTGTTGATTGGATGCGTGGTTGCCGTTGGCGCAACATTCCTGGTCACCAAAACCGGTCTGGTTGTCAGCTGCTCATCAGGTCTGATCTAA
- a CDS encoding VirB4 family type IV secretion system protein, with translation MVIALKKEASESKSSHSELLPWLCHASPDWILCKDGSLLSGMEYRCLDIDNISEHTLKKALLELQASLKTLDERFYVWWTIDKKRDSTRHKSNFPNDAAQKLDDLIGKALDAGKMFNITYRMYILYTGETGMYAYMDNVRRLVNEENTSVITAMLKSLNPATFTSASALSDARQLDQNLATAEGAVQQFMNSHSIMSLKRLSGWDLDNALLQSGNLSIALNSTYKPPVGAMLDEYCALSDVKIGREVISVSGPNRTIFAANLTLKNYPTNLTPGLMERLVASPLEFRLTHVMRCLGQAAAVKTLKEVSNYYFMNQSTFMQRAIAKATSSEPGVDPGKADLYMESLEALRRQTVEGLGWLYHAMTVTVFGTSLNHLEQEVNEVGRNLSDVPFIRERLGLKASFYSMIPGQWSMQQRLMLVNAEVAADCAPIYTIDQGSPKSQHFSETTGTYQPSLCLFQTVYGTPYHYNPHVGQLGHTMLVMPSGNGKTTFANLCLAQFQRYPDAQVFIFDRDFSCRIITGLVGGTHIDLKSGIKLNPMAAVNEGPMGRLWAREFLLQRLEESGTQVTPEDRNVIDDTLLALSKTDQPISMGTVAGVLPRKLEAALAEWVNNGPYGMFDSTVDELSLESWTCIEMKDIMAVDRLARAFLDHAFRMIMKRLDGRPTFIYLEEASFLLNSPQFLRAFDDWLKTFRKLNAFVWLTIQSPESVSGIDDERVRATIADNIPNLILGYNQRLENHRELYKSMFGMHDEQVNLLANLKPKRDYLLVADGICRVMGTNLSKDALAYLRSEMPYQDLFTKAQESGRTDWRDFYIAEALKRS, from the coding sequence ATGGTCATTGCTCTTAAAAAAGAAGCGTCGGAATCAAAGTCCTCGCATTCGGAATTGCTGCCCTGGCTCTGCCATGCATCACCCGACTGGATTTTATGCAAGGACGGCTCTTTGCTATCCGGGATGGAGTACCGGTGCCTTGATATTGACAATATCTCCGAGCACACGCTCAAAAAAGCGTTGCTCGAACTTCAGGCGTCACTCAAAACGCTTGATGAGCGGTTCTATGTCTGGTGGACCATCGATAAGAAAAGGGACAGCACCCGGCACAAAAGCAACTTTCCCAATGATGCCGCTCAGAAACTTGACGATTTGATAGGCAAAGCCCTGGACGCCGGGAAGATGTTCAACATTACCTATCGCATGTACATCCTGTACACGGGCGAGACGGGCATGTACGCATACATGGACAACGTCAGAAGGCTGGTCAACGAAGAGAATACCTCTGTCATCACTGCGATGCTCAAGAGCCTTAACCCGGCTACCTTTACCAGCGCATCAGCCTTGTCAGATGCGCGCCAGCTCGACCAAAATCTTGCCACTGCCGAGGGCGCAGTCCAGCAGTTCATGAACTCGCACAGCATCATGAGCTTAAAACGGCTGAGCGGCTGGGACCTGGACAATGCGCTGCTTCAAAGCGGCAACCTGTCCATTGCCTTGAACAGCACCTACAAGCCGCCAGTCGGTGCGATGCTCGATGAATACTGCGCATTGAGCGACGTCAAAATTGGCCGGGAAGTTATTTCAGTGTCCGGTCCCAATCGAACCATCTTCGCAGCAAACCTCACACTCAAGAACTACCCCACCAATCTCACGCCGGGCCTGATGGAGCGGTTGGTGGCGAGTCCTTTGGAATTCAGGCTCACGCATGTGATGCGCTGCCTGGGGCAAGCTGCAGCGGTCAAAACGCTGAAGGAAGTCAGCAACTATTACTTCATGAACCAGAGCACGTTCATGCAAAGGGCGATTGCCAAAGCAACATCGTCTGAGCCGGGCGTCGATCCTGGCAAAGCCGACCTTTACATGGAAAGCCTCGAAGCATTGCGCAGACAAACAGTCGAAGGGCTTGGATGGCTGTACCACGCCATGACAGTGACCGTTTTTGGAACTTCACTGAATCACCTGGAGCAAGAAGTAAACGAGGTGGGGCGAAATCTCAGCGATGTGCCATTCATCAGGGAACGGCTGGGCCTGAAAGCGAGCTTTTACTCCATGATTCCCGGCCAGTGGTCGATGCAGCAGCGGCTCATGCTTGTCAACGCCGAGGTCGCCGCGGATTGCGCTCCAATCTACACGATTGACCAGGGCTCGCCAAAAAGCCAGCACTTCAGCGAAACCACGGGCACCTACCAGCCGAGCCTGTGCCTGTTCCAAACGGTCTATGGGACCCCGTACCACTACAACCCTCACGTCGGGCAACTCGGGCACACCATGCTCGTGATGCCTTCCGGGAACGGTAAAACGACGTTCGCCAACTTGTGCCTGGCGCAGTTCCAGCGCTACCCCGATGCACAGGTGTTTATCTTCGACAGGGATTTTTCCTGCCGGATCATTACCGGCCTCGTTGGCGGAACGCACATCGACCTCAAGTCGGGCATCAAGCTCAACCCGATGGCAGCCGTCAATGAAGGGCCCATGGGGCGGCTCTGGGCGCGGGAGTTTTTGCTTCAAAGACTGGAAGAGAGCGGCACTCAAGTAACGCCCGAAGATCGAAATGTGATCGATGACACGCTGCTTGCGCTGTCCAAGACCGACCAGCCCATATCCATGGGCACGGTGGCCGGTGTTTTGCCACGAAAACTCGAAGCCGCACTGGCGGAATGGGTCAACAACGGTCCTTACGGGATGTTCGACAGCACGGTGGACGAGCTGAGCCTGGAATCGTGGACCTGCATCGAGATGAAGGACATCATGGCCGTGGACCGGCTGGCCCGGGCATTTCTGGACCATGCCTTTCGCATGATCATGAAACGTCTGGACGGGCGGCCGACCTTTATCTATCTTGAAGAAGCGTCCTTTCTGCTCAACAGTCCGCAGTTTCTCAGGGCATTCGATGACTGGCTCAAGACGTTTCGAAAACTCAATGCGTTTGTCTGGCTGACCATCCAGTCGCCCGAGTCGGTTTCCGGAATTGACGATGAGCGCGTGCGCGCCACCATTGCCGACAACATACCGAACCTGATTCTTGGCTACAACCAACGACTGGAAAACCATCGGGAACTCTACAAATCCATGTTTGGCATGCACGACGAACAAGTCAACTTGCTGGCAAACCTGAAACCCAAACGCGATTACCTGCTAGTTGCCGATGGTATTTGCCGCGTGATGGGCACAAACCTAAGCAAAGATGCATTGGCTTACTTGCGATCGGAGATGCCCTATCAAGACCTCTTCACGAAAGCGCAAGAAAGCGGGCGCACAGACTGGCGCGACTTCTATATCGCCGAAGCACTTAAAAGGAGCTAA
- a CDS encoding type IV secretion system protein, translating into MRVLVHITIGFLLSLMACFSFAQDPVSIPAPVSAALAANTPAAVKDSGNAQSLTVIQTVIENLFGKSNSGESLIKRFTGSGLTIAGSLTSTVALPLAGALALASMLWHIMLAMANRKSPTDAAIEGILFAVLTAFLISQYASIVRDVVKFGDMVITATGGTVGESVTNFMTGFLVKFIDVIVKGFSAFSITSWLTGSADMLFGVALMVLACFFAFTAMIELVGVLLMGPVVVGLAIAIGPIFIACLASTFTRRWFNQWFNFLVGGAFLTAVTVIVLKLLTEVVTAGVGAIGEGSVSGQALAMAMIAVGTAKIFAAIPNFADSILPGRTGAGQAVTSGDGLGNSAVAVMGKAADPAKAALATAKAAANPGNALAQTSAAISNARTGGAVNNIRSGVATAASAVRKALP; encoded by the coding sequence ATGCGTGTCCTGGTCCACATCACCATCGGGTTTTTACTTTCCCTGATGGCTTGCTTTTCATTTGCGCAAGATCCCGTTTCCATTCCAGCGCCAGTCAGTGCAGCGCTTGCTGCGAATACCCCGGCAGCTGTGAAAGATTCCGGGAATGCGCAGAGCCTGACGGTTATTCAAACCGTCATCGAGAACCTCTTTGGCAAAAGCAACAGCGGTGAGAGCTTGATAAAAAGGTTCACGGGCTCAGGCTTGACCATTGCAGGCAGTCTTACCAGCACAGTTGCCTTGCCCCTGGCAGGGGCGCTGGCACTGGCATCCATGCTATGGCACATCATGCTAGCCATGGCTAATCGCAAATCGCCAACGGATGCCGCTATCGAAGGCATTTTATTTGCGGTTTTAACCGCATTCCTTATTTCCCAGTACGCATCCATCGTCAGGGATGTTGTCAAGTTCGGCGATATGGTGATTACCGCCACCGGCGGGACCGTAGGTGAATCTGTCACTAACTTTATGACTGGCTTCCTGGTCAAATTTATTGATGTCATCGTCAAGGGGTTCAGTGCTTTCAGTATCACAAGCTGGCTGACTGGCTCGGCAGATATGCTGTTCGGCGTAGCGCTCATGGTGCTAGCGTGCTTCTTTGCCTTCACAGCAATGATTGAACTGGTAGGCGTTTTGCTGATGGGGCCTGTGGTGGTCGGGCTGGCCATTGCCATCGGACCTATTTTTATCGCCTGCCTGGCCAGCACCTTTACCCGTAGATGGTTTAACCAGTGGTTCAATTTCCTCGTTGGCGGCGCATTTCTCACTGCCGTCACCGTGATCGTTTTGAAATTGCTTACGGAAGTCGTGACAGCGGGGGTTGGCGCTATTGGGGAAGGAAGTGTTTCGGGCCAAGCCCTGGCGATGGCGATGATTGCAGTCGGCACGGCCAAAATCTTTGCCGCCATCCCCAATTTTGCTGATTCCATTCTCCCTGGACGAACCGGTGCTGGCCAGGCCGTCACGAGCGGAGACGGGTTGGGCAATTCAGCAGTTGCCGTCATGGGCAAAGCTGCAGATCCGGCGAAAGCTGCCCTGGCGACAGCCAAGGCGGCAGCAAACCCTGGGAATGCACTAGCCCAAACATCTGCGGCCATTAGCAATGCGAGGACGGGCGGGGCAGTCAACAACATTCGCTCAGGTGTTGCCACTGCAGCCTCGGCTGTAAGAAAAGCCTTGCCTTGA
- a CDS encoding TcpQ domain-containing protein, with protein sequence MTWLKKWKLSSTQTLVLAALAFGSLSAQAQSKIHCLYNADAARYEAPLAWQNTLGAARANAMCSRVTGAVIPATPMMAASPVIAAAPVAPMAPAAAPPPERISAPAQPVYSISSGEKVSEVLTKWAAAQGYSLVWDAPGQSDLSLLTGTVEAQSLTEAVGKLVTALNSKLAGKRSANNQETQFAFPVEAIAYSNNVIAVTVKQ encoded by the coding sequence ATGACCTGGTTGAAAAAGTGGAAACTCTCAAGCACTCAAACACTTGTTTTGGCTGCTCTGGCTTTTGGATCGCTTTCAGCGCAGGCTCAAAGCAAGATTCATTGCCTCTACAACGCGGACGCTGCCCGATACGAAGCACCATTGGCGTGGCAAAACACCCTGGGTGCGGCTCGCGCCAATGCAATGTGCAGCCGCGTCACTGGGGCGGTGATTCCTGCCACCCCGATGATGGCGGCCTCGCCGGTGATCGCGGCCGCGCCGGTTGCACCTATGGCCCCAGCTGCTGCACCACCGCCTGAGCGCATATCAGCGCCTGCGCAACCCGTCTATTCGATCTCCAGCGGAGAAAAAGTGTCTGAAGTGCTGACCAAATGGGCTGCAGCACAGGGCTACTCCCTGGTCTGGGATGCCCCTGGCCAATCTGACCTGTCATTGCTCACGGGAACTGTCGAGGCTCAGTCGCTGACCGAAGCCGTCGGCAAGCTGGTCACAGCTCTCAACTCCAAGTTGGCCGGCAAACGCTCGGCTAACAACCAGGAGACTCAATTTGCTTTCCCGGTCGAAGCAATTGCCTATTCAAACAATGTCATCGCCGTCACCGTCAAGCAGTGA
- a CDS encoding toxin co-regulated pilus biosynthesis Q family protein produces MKTTIVLVALIATSGLSFSQVRFIDAPYPSSVSRPALQMPVAQQVAMPVYQATPVSAPAMQAGFEATPADANLRKALVRWTKMIGWTFEPEHWTLDRDIPIAGSASLGSDFKMATRLLLSSTEMTDLPAQPCFYSNNVLRVIPLNELCSRQQVNKTQ; encoded by the coding sequence ATGAAAACCACCATCGTCCTTGTCGCCCTCATCGCCACTTCCGGACTTTCCTTTTCCCAGGTCCGGTTCATCGATGCTCCCTATCCAAGCTCCGTCAGTCGGCCAGCCCTCCAAATGCCAGTGGCGCAGCAAGTGGCCATGCCGGTGTATCAGGCAACTCCCGTTTCAGCTCCAGCCATGCAGGCAGGTTTTGAAGCGACGCCGGCAGACGCAAATTTGCGCAAGGCACTCGTGCGCTGGACAAAGATGATTGGCTGGACGTTCGAGCCTGAGCATTGGACGCTCGACCGTGACATTCCTATCGCGGGCTCGGCCAGCCTTGGCAGCGATTTCAAGATGGCGACGCGTTTGTTGCTGTCGAGCACCGAAATGACTGATTTGCCTGCACAACCCTGTTTTTACAGCAACAACGTTTTGCGCGTCATACCGCTGAACGAGCTCTGCTCACGCCAGCAGGTCAACAAGACACAGTAA
- a CDS encoding lipoprotein, with protein MRQHLLSLFVTAALATIALPGCGTYNGKQEIKQSLGETRQHIDAMATASNSRARDMGINKFNGQDVGAPWIAGKSIPLSKEVSVPSQLRKNVRTTVLSSECANAVTLRVVANCITDATGLPVRVKADANLPIASFVPRASAGAGPAPAPATRPGEAGNSGANTTRVFTPEAADISLTRLLDTISAVYSVSYRLTNDSALEFYRLDTRTFRIKSLAQKLTAKTTQSTGFDNNSITTFEIKEADAIDAIGKTITAMGTMAGSINVSHETKAVTVTDTPEVLDSIARYLEEENKRLTRRVTLVVDQFYVSDKDNREFSLDWNLVYGALNVSSASRAPTTLAPDTAGAFGAVANTGRFAGSGLLVKALSEQGLMVQQRSFPLSTQNGSPVSIGLPTIFDYVSEVTLTQTNAGAVNSQTAPSVKQKEEKIGTYLTITPEAQDDGQVIISANFQDRTGVLTPYTVQAGGNSSTIQQRNIDEVSNIVRTVVRVGVPTVIGGLSETVDNSKDRRLVDGAPILLGGSDSLKKNRRSMILVVTAVAEDGV; from the coding sequence ATGCGTCAACATCTTTTAAGCCTTTTCGTTACGGCTGCCCTCGCCACGATTGCCTTGCCGGGCTGCGGCACCTACAACGGCAAGCAAGAAATCAAACAATCGCTCGGCGAGACAAGGCAGCACATCGATGCCATGGCGACTGCATCGAATAGCCGCGCGCGTGACATGGGCATCAACAAGTTCAACGGCCAGGATGTTGGCGCACCCTGGATAGCGGGCAAGAGCATTCCGCTTTCCAAAGAAGTCAGCGTGCCTTCCCAACTTCGCAAAAATGTCCGCACCACCGTTTTGTCTTCTGAATGCGCCAATGCAGTGACCTTGCGAGTTGTGGCCAATTGCATCACCGATGCAACCGGCTTGCCAGTGCGCGTGAAGGCCGACGCAAACCTGCCAATCGCATCGTTTGTTCCCCGCGCTTCAGCAGGAGCGGGTCCCGCACCAGCCCCAGCTACGCGGCCAGGTGAAGCCGGCAACTCGGGTGCAAACACAACACGGGTTTTTACCCCTGAAGCGGCCGACATTTCCCTCACCAGGCTGCTCGACACAATCTCTGCGGTCTATTCGGTTTCCTACCGATTGACCAATGATTCGGCGCTAGAGTTCTATAGGCTGGACACGCGCACATTCCGCATCAAATCACTGGCTCAGAAGTTGACAGCCAAAACGACGCAGTCCACCGGTTTTGACAACAATTCGATCACCACGTTTGAAATCAAGGAAGCCGATGCAATCGATGCTATCGGCAAAACCATCACGGCGATGGGCACGATGGCCGGCAGCATCAATGTCTCGCACGAAACAAAAGCGGTCACTGTCACCGATACGCCCGAAGTGCTCGACAGCATCGCTCGTTACCTTGAAGAAGAAAACAAGCGCCTCACGCGCCGCGTGACGTTGGTTGTGGATCAGTTCTATGTCAGCGACAAAGACAACCGCGAGTTCAGTCTGGACTGGAATCTGGTTTACGGTGCATTGAACGTGAGCAGCGCTAGCAGAGCGCCAACAACATTGGCGCCCGACACTGCCGGCGCATTTGGAGCGGTTGCCAACACAGGGCGCTTTGCTGGCTCAGGCCTGTTGGTCAAAGCGCTGTCCGAGCAGGGGCTGATGGTCCAGCAACGCAGCTTTCCATTAAGCACCCAGAATGGCTCGCCGGTATCTATTGGATTGCCCACCATTTTTGATTACGTTTCAGAAGTCACTTTGACGCAAACGAATGCAGGTGCAGTCAACAGCCAGACCGCTCCCAGCGTGAAGCAAAAAGAAGAAAAAATCGGCACTTACTTGACCATCACGCCTGAAGCCCAGGATGACGGGCAAGTCATCATCAGCGCGAACTTCCAGGACCGCACCGGTGTCTTGACACCTTACACGGTGCAGGCCGGCGGCAACTCCAGCACGATTCAGCAGCGCAACATTGACGAGGTGAGCAACATCGTTCGCACCGTGGTCCGCGTGGGTGTACCAACCGTCATTGGAGGCTTGTCCGAGACCGTTGACAACAGCAAGGATCGTCGCCTTGTCGATGGAGCCCCAATCCTCCTGGGTGGCTCCGACTCTTTGAAAAAGAACAGGCGCTCCATGATTCTGGTGGTTACCGCCGTTGCTGAGGATGGCGTTTAA